A region of the Mangifera indica cultivar Alphonso chromosome 10, CATAS_Mindica_2.1, whole genome shotgun sequence genome:
TTGCTAAAAGAAAGACCTGTCACCTTCTTGAAGTTGTCCgatctataatttttttctagcCTTGTCTTAAATTTCTATTGGGGCAAAGTTGTTCTTATGCTTTATACCTAATTAAACGATTACCTTCTAAAGTTTTCCAATTCTGCACCCCATCATGTGTTCTTTTGTCCCATTACCCTCATGTTCGAATAATAAACTCTCTTTAACCAAAAATATTCTGGTACATTGCCTATGTCCATAACCATAATCCCCACCATCATAAACTTCAACCTAAAGcgttaaaatgtattttttattgggTATTCACCAACACAAAAAGGATACAAATGCCATTAACCTCCTACAAGTAAATTGTTTGTAACTTCAAATGTCTCAATTCTTGAAGATAAACCCTACTATCCCTATGCTCCTCTTTAAGGGGAGAGGATAAGCGAAGAGAAATATTGGAATCCTAcaatatcattattaatttcCCTTCCCATTCCAATCACAAACTCTCAAGTCATCTTAAAGATCCATTTGTCCCATGTCAGTCTGTAACCGTTGGGATTCAATAAGACCCTTCCTTTCCAAGTCATCTTGTAAGTGTAGGATTGAACCTTTTCTTGTGTCACCCAAAACCATATCTAAACCCAAACCAATGACTATTCAAAAGGAAAGTTCGAATTCAAGGAAATTGATTTTGGTTTACTCTTAAACACTAAAATTAGTACCTCAACATTGTCAAATGTCTGAACCAAAGAAGTCTTGATGAGGTATCACTTCCAACAAATGGTTTGAATCTTTCTATTGCTCTCAAGAAAAAGGTGAGATCTTGTACTAAACACCTACTTTCTAACTTTTGTACACATTCTAGATTGGCTTCCAGTTTCAGAGCATTTGCTGAAACAGTTGATGGAGTGAATACACTAAGAAATATTTAAGCCTTGAAAGAACCAAAATGGAGTGAAGTAATTCATGAATAAATGAGAGCTTTAGTGGACAATGGTACATGAGATGCTGTAAATTTGCATGCAAATAAGAAAATTGTGAGGTGCAAATGGGTGTTCATAGTCAAATACAAAGATGATGGTAGCATTGAATGGTAAAAACAATGTTGATAGCACAGGCATTTGCATAGGCCTATGGGATCGACGATGAAAAAGCTTACTCCGGTGGCAAAACTAAATTCTATTCTTGTACTATTATCTATTGCAATTAACCTTGATTGGGAGCTCATAcaacttaatattaaaaatgttttcttgAATGGTGATTTTGATGAGGAAATATATACAAGGATGCCACctagatttgaagaaaaaggaagagttGGGAGAGTTTGCAAACAAAAGAAATCATTTTATGGTCTAAAACATTCACCATGGGCGTGGTTCACAAAACTTGATACGACTCTTGGCAAATTGGGGTATCAATAGAGTTAGGTAGAACGAACTTTACTTATAGAAATTAATTCTAGGGGTAAGAGATATGCATTAACTGTTTATGtgaatgatatcacaattaCTAACGATGATTGCGCAAAGATGATGAACCTCAAACAGCAGTTTGAGGcaaaattcaaagttaaaaccATAGGCTCTATGAGATACTTTCCTAGTATGGAAATGGCAAGGTGCAAAGAAGAAAGCTTCATTTCTCAAAGGAAATATACTCTTGATCTCTTGAAGGAAACAAGAATGTTAAGGTGTAAACCAACGAGCACAACTTTGGATAGAGATTGGAAATGTAATATGGTGCTACTCTAGTAGGTAAAGGGAGATACCAAAGGTTGGTAGGACTGTTGATCTATTTATCACTTACTCGATCCAATCTTGCTTATATTGTTAGTATGGTAAGTCAATATATGCATTCTCCTACTTGGACACACCTTAGTGCAGTTATGCATATTCTGAGATACTTAAAAGGGACTTGTAGGAAGGGATTTTTGTCTCGAAAGAGCGAGAACAAAGAGATAGTTGGCTTCACTAACACTGATTGGGCTAGTTCACCAAAAGATAGTTGCTTAGTTTTTGTACAAAATATGAGGTAATTTAGTAACTTAGAGAGAAGCAAAAGGCAATCAATGGTTGCCTGAAGTAGTGCAAAGGCTAAGTTTAGGGTGACTGCTCAAGGAATTAATGAATTGATATGTTTAGAGAGAATTTTCTAAGGACTTATAGCCACTCTATAGTGATGGACAATCTGCTATTCGTATAGTACATTACCCAATTCAACATGATTGAATAAAGCATGTAAGAATAGACAAAAAACTTTATCAAATGAGCAATTGAAGGAGGAATCAAGCTAACATACATTCTATCCATAGCATAAGAAGTCGACATTTTGACCAAAACTATGCTAAAACCAAGTTTTGAATCATTAATACAGAAGCTGGGAATGATTAACATCTATTCACTAGCTTGAAAGAAACTGTTGGAAAATGTTTCAAGTTTAGAAAGTATTGATTGAGTTCAGTAGattaagaaaagaattattgcaatattttatttacttctttctttgatttatttccttttatatagTTTGTAGTTCTTTAAATTTGTGTTATATCTTTGTATAAATTCCCTTGATGAATGAATAAAAAGTGtggaagaaattattcaaaccaaGAAACCATTATTTCAATTAGTATTTAGAAATGAAGAATGAATGGCAATACATATAATTCATGcaatcatatatatatgaatcaagcgaaaaaacttaataatataCTTTATATCTCCCACCCTAAGTcaaaaaagaaccaaaaaaactGTCAAGTTTATACCACTTAAAGAATTAGCTTTGTATTTGCAAGATTACCAAGTCATTACGCATGATGCTAACAATTGTAGATAATAAAACTCAAGACATCAGAGCTTTGGTTTAATGAACATACAAGATATAAAAGAAATGCTAAATAAGACTATCAAATATTCTTTGGTCCGGTGGCTTGGGGTGAGTAATTTATATCCAACTGCCTTAAAACCTGATTGGGAGATgataattaatacaaaatttgacataaaaaaGTCCACCCTGTTCAGCTCAGTTAAGCCTAAGACACTGACTGGGTGTGTACAATTGCTAACTCTGCTTTAATTTACTTGAAACAAAATCTGCAGATAAGGTCACAAGAGTAGCTCACAGCTTTCAAATTGAATAAGATATCATATTAACTTTCAACTACACAATTAAAttcacatgttttaaaattccCTAATAGATGCAAAAATACTTATGGTagctaaaaatatataaaatgactgATATTACCATCTAGATGAGCAGCTGGTGCCAAAGTTATAAAGAACTGGCTTCCATTGGTATTAGGACCAGCATTCGCCATGGATAATATACCAGCTCCTGTATGTTTTAACTCTGGTTTTATTTCATCTTCAAACTTATGGCTGAAAATTGAAATGCAGAAAAATTAAAGGACACATACAACATAAGAACCATTAAATAccagaagaaaataaataaaacattcacaatagtaaaaaaattaactggTGAAACTAAACCTAAGGTCAAAGAATTATTCCCCTTATGCTTTATAAAAGaacatattttagtttattaataattaaaaaaaatcttgaaatacGATGGTGACTAACTgaatattaaaagtaaagaaTGAAAAACTGTTAAAAAACATATACCCATATATGGATTCTCCTCCTCTTCCAGTCCCAGTTGGATCTCCACCTTGCACTATAAAATCCTAAAccatggggaaaaaaaaaaaaggaaagaaaaaaaattaatgataaatttcttttaaaaattaagtaagaATTTAAACCCAATTAAGCAGAAGAAATACCTTGATAATTCTGTGAAATTTGGTGTTATCGTAATAACCTCTACGAGATAGTTCAATGAAGTTTCTGCAAGTTCTTGGTGCATGCTTGTAGTATAGCTGCAACGATTTTTAATTGCTttcatgttttcaaaaattcagaaaaaatgtaaaaattaacattaaaattaaaaacaaaaatgatggGGAGAGAGGCACCTCAACAGTGAAAGTACCCGTGGAGGTCTCCAAAGTCACCTCCGGTGGCTCACCTTCGGCATTTCCCCACATCTTCTTGGGTTTAAAATTAAGCTGAGACTGATGCTGAGTCAGAATAATAGAGAGTGCGCCAAGGTTTTTCCCTGAACTCGGGTCGGGTCAAACAGTTTCTGGAATGGGCCGGGTCAAcgatttttaattttacctctaatatataaaagaaatttgtaGTAAACACAATCATATTTAATCAATGTTTTAGATAAGGCGATAAAATTTTTTTCGCGTAAACGTTTTTAAGTAAACatacagtagttttacttttataagtaaatttttttataactccaaaaataccctttgaCTTATTACGtcatttttaactatttcgtgTGTGGGATATCAAGGGTCATACAGGGTGCGTGCACAGGGTGTGTGGGTGCGCGCACAAGGTGTGTGCGAAGTGCGTACAGGGTATGTGGGTACGTGAAAAGTGCATGAGTGCATGCGAAGTACGTGAGTGTGTGCAGGTGCATACgcaccctcatatatatatatatatatatatatatatatatatatatatatatatatatatatatatatttatatttgttacgCACCCACGCACTTTGTACGCACCCATGTATCCTGTACTCATCCTACGTATCCTGTATTCATCTTACGCATCTtgcacgcactcacgcaccCTGTACGCATCAATACACTGTGATACGTACATGTAAATTACTGAAAATTACGTAATAAGTCAGAGagagtatttttggaattaaaaataaatttgcttataaaaataaaattattacacgtttgcttaaaaaagtttacgcggaaaaatttttgtttattttaattaatattcaaaattaaatggatatatttaagtttgaatttgatttttatatgtttaggGTTTACATAAATTCTGAAAATTCTGCCATGTGAACGAATTGGGTTGACTTTTTAAAACACAGTTTCAATTGGAGGTCTTTTTATtttgggccaaaagacttaatctCATCGAGgattgttaaaaaaacaaagttgtatttattaagttttgaaaatttaaatacttatttatttattaaaatttattcttaagggtaagaataaaaatattatttaactgaaaatattaaaaaaataaaaaattatcttatttttttttaattaaaaaatataacaattttttttaatttaaagtttgaaaaataataatttctcttttaagtttttttttattaaccaaaACGATAAAGTTTGTCATCTTTAATTGTGTTCTCTCCCCCTTTCTACCAATCTCTCTCCTAGTCGTCTTTATCAAAGACAAAAACGACTCAaatatttcatcttcattttgtCGAAAATGACTAGAGAGGGCAATAGGAGAGACTggagggagggagagagagagagaacatcAACAATTGGAGAGTAAATGGTTATTagagaagaggagaaaaaaaaaaacttttagaggaaaatagttattttttaaatcttaggtggacaaaattgttagatttttaaaattaagagaaaaatataataatttttagtatttaaaatatttttaattaaatgatatttttatccctactttaaaaatgaattttaacaaattgatgaatatttgagtttttttttaaatttaatgggcagaattttgttaattcagcaaaccttgggtgggaattagtcttttGGCACGTTTTAACGCATGTGATGTGAATGAATTGGGTCAAGCGGAATGGCAGAAATCTAGAGTAACTTGGATGAGAAAGAATTATATGGTTCAGTTGACTGGTACGAAAACTCCCACTCCCTCTTTTCATTCTTATATTCGTACAACCACTCCCCTTTCTTTCCATTATGTACCAAACAACACCAAATATTAATCAAACTTCCCTAACCAGAACTGTTCTTTCCTTTTCTATATAACCCTCTTACTCATTCATTCAACCTCCTCATCTTAACACATTTCACTTCTCTAATCATCCAACATTCTCAACTTCTCATCTCAAGCTTCAAGTCTCTTTCACTCGACAAAAATGAGGAGTGATTCAACTACCATTGATGCCCCTGAATCAAATGCTGTTGCCAAAGGAAAAGCGCCTCTTATGCCGGCTTCAAAGTCAGAAAAAGTTCATATCTGAAGGGCTTAGCAATATTTGACTTCCTTTAGAGGATAGGTGCCATTGTGACAACTCTAGCTGCAGCTGCCGCTATGGGAACTAGTGATGAAACTCTCCCTTTCTTCACTCAGTTCTTTCAGTTTCAAGCTAGTTATGATGATCTTCCCACCTTTATGTATGTTATTTCCCTCACATGCAACATCGCAGTATCAAATTTAATCAGAAGTGCTACTGTCACCTCTGACATTTGCATTTTTGCAGGTTTTTTGTGATTACAATGGCAATAGTGGGTGGCTACCTAGGCCTTTCCCTTCCCTTCTCCGTTGTGACCATTGTTCGCCCTAGCGCAACAGGACCAAGACTCCTCTTAATCATTCTGGATACAGTAAGCTCACCTTGCATAAAATTTCTTGAGATGTAAGATAATTTTCGCAATGACATAACAGgaagattttcaattttatttgctGATGGCACTAACTCTAACTACAGCTGGGGGTTCAGCTGCTGCTGCCATAGTTTACTTGGCACACAATGGCAATGCAAACACAAATTGGCTAGCTATTTGTCAGCAATTTGGTGATTTCTGCCAGAAAGTCAGTGGGGCTGTGGTAGCATCTTTCATTGCTGTTGTGCTCTTTGTGGTGATGGTGGTGCTGTCAGCTTTGGCTCTCCGAGggcattaaaaaattaaaactggTTGAAAATGATTTTCATGCTTTTATGATACCCTCGGTGTGTCCagaaatttgagttttgttatATACatactacatatatatatatatatatatatatatatatatatatcagaaCATCTGAGTCTAAAGAAGTTACGTTTTGATCAGGTTTGAAACATTAAGATTGTGCTGATTGATCACAGAGATCTTCCTTCATATGTACACTCAAGAACATTTCATTACTTCTTGGATTACAAATTTGTCAACTTAATTTGCTAGAAGCAATACCGAATTGGGCCTGGAATTTGTCTACTTAACCGTGCAGTGGTTGACCAAGTTGCCCCAGGTTGGCAAAAAAGGGCTTCTTCACTAATGGCTTATGGCACATGACTGTATCTCGGAAATCCAGGAAAGCATAGTTGCAGTACTTGGTCTCTCACATTTTGTCGTCTTTGACCCGAACTTTGTAATCCATGTACTTGGCAGACTAGGGACTTGAGGCAACGttagaaaatttattgataCGGACTAACTGAACATTTTCTGAATTggagattaaaattttgaaatttgggtTTAATCTAAAATCTTGGCATCCTGTATCATCCCCTCGCGTTATCACCTATACTATTATACATGACGTTAAACAAAATAACCCGAACACGATATATTATGAAAGGTCAATCTAAACATTCTCCAATTTGTAAACAAGTTAACCTAAAcacaattcaaactaaaattcgTCTATAGAAAACCTTATGGGTTCTTTGGCTTATCAAGTACcattattgaataaaaagtttctaatatttaaaaattattctagtATCTAAGAAAGTTTAGGCTTGCCATTACAGAAATGAAATTCTAATACGAGTTTGAGTTAATTTATTTCTTCTAGGAGACATGTCGGAACCATTTCTATTGAGTGTTGCGACTCAATTACACGTTCAAGGAGAAAAATAAGTTCTCTCTATTAGAAATTTCCGATAtgattaacattaattatgttttatttcataaaatcaagtgattaaatagtttaatatcAGTTTTACAGATGAAACTTGAatgattaataaagataaatctaattcatttaaaagttatgatctAAGTGGATAGTATAAATATTAACCTTGAAGTTTATTGGATTTGATAAGTCaattaacctattatatattTCGACTGAATGCAATATTATTATAGTATAGTTTACTCATTCAAAACTGTCATTAAAAGAGATTTTTGGAATAAAAGACTAAGTCATATTGagagataatatataatttcaataactttataaatttaaattatgtgaaaatctaattatttctttttctaaagtttgttttagtaatttaaaatatatgcatacatCAGAGATTATAGATAGGTGATTTGTTTTATTAAGTTGACActctcttcatcttcctctGGAAGTATTGTGAGATTCTGCGGTTTAGTAAAAGAAAACCGGCTTGAATCGCACGAATTCTTTAATTCCTATTATGTTACCTTTTTCAGCATTTTTTTTCAAGTATAAGCATTATGTTTCTCAACCTCTACAAGGATACATTCATTCTCAGCTAATTCATTCCTCCTTCAAAGCTAATTCTTGCTCTTTTAGCTTGTTTCTTCCAAGAGCACATGGCAAAATCTGTCTTAAGTTTTGAAGAAGATAGCTTAAAGCAGACTCAAGATCATCAGCTGCGTGATTGGCTTGGGAAGCTTAGAGAGGTTTTTTATGAAGCTGAGGACGTTTTAGAAGAATTCGAGTTACAAACTTCGAGGAGCAAAGTGATGAAAAGCAACAGAAGAGGTCAATAAGAAAGGTATGTCACTGCTTTTCGAGTTCTAATTCTATTGTATTTGGCTCTGAAATGGCTCATAAACTCAAGGAGATTAGGCAAAGGTTAGATCAGATTTCAGATGATAGgcaaaaattttctctttctcagaATTACGTTGATGTTAGGCATGTAATTCCAAAGGAGAGAGGGAGAGACTGATTCCTTCTTCCAAGCCTCTGAAATCATTGGAAGAGAGGAGGATAATGAATTAGAAGAGTTACAAGATGTTGCTGTGAGATGAATGAAAGATTTATAGTTAAGGTGCTTCATAGAggattttgaagaaatatatcttttatattataggTTTAAAATGGATGATCTTATGCTTGATCTTGTAATATCAGTGCCCAAAAGTTAGTGTGCTATAATAAAATCCAGAAGTCAAATAGCTGATGAGAGCTTTGACATTTTACATTCATTAACTTGGATTATGAACATCAAGAACCTTGAGAAGTTCTAGTTAACAGATCAAAGATGGTTTGATCTGTTATTGTTCTGgaaaaatactaacatattggTGTATCAATTATCAATACATGCATACCCAAATTCAAGCACCTCCGGCTGCTATTCTTAGAATCTATGAAGTTTAAAGTCTTGCCAAACTCTGTCCATACATTGATACATTTAAGATACCTTAAGAGAGAATTTTTTGTTGAAGAAACTTGCTAAATCTATTTGTCAGCTTCAGAAGTCGGAAACATTTTTATTTGGAACTTGTTTCAAGCATAAGAAATTGCCTCGAAATATAAGAAAGATGATCTCCCTTGGACATTTGGAAAGAACCTCAAAAGAGTGACATCTAGGAGAAAATGGAATCGATTGTTTTAGTTCTCTTTaatttttgcatttcttttccTGCCAGAATCTGGTAACATTGTCCCAAGGAATGGAAGGTTTCACAGGCCTCCGAACATTGATCATTACAGATTGCCCTCTGACCTTGTTGCCATCTGGTATCAAGTACCTAAAGAGATTAGAGAAGCTATTTCTAAAGATGTGTGGGCAACTTGATTTGAAGATGGGGTTTCAaggagaagatgaagataatcTTCGGTTGGGAGTTCAAACATCTATAATCATAATTCTTTGCTCAAGAATCCACACATGAAATCAGTTTTGTACGAGAATGCATCAATAATGCAATGGcattaaaggttttttttttggtagttacgtattatattaacaaaaacaaagtgGCGAAAGTCACGGGAAACAATCTAAGTTCAACCAAACCCTTAAGAAAGGGAGGCTAGCAcaacaaacagaaaacaaaCCAAAGACCCCACTGCCAAAGGAGCAGGCTCACACGCACGAAACAAAACAACTGGCCCTAAGGAGCCATCCCTTGAAGGCCTATCTAAGTTCTACAGAGATAGAGTTCAAGAGGTTGTTCTTACATGGGTTTAGGAATCCTACATACATAGTTTCTAGGCTAGGCCTGCTCaacaaacccaaaaagacataaTCAAGGGCTGTACAATCTAAACACACTAATTTTCACATTGTGAGAAATTGTCCAGCAGCCTGGAATCATTGGTGGCATGGGCAGGCTTGTTGATGGAGACGCCAGCAGTGAAGTTGTTAGGAGCAGAGCAGAATAGCACAAAGTCGGGGTAGGAGTCAACAAGGTTGTTGCAGGAACAGACCACAGAGCACAGAATCGGGGCTGGCACCCTGGGCAGCACCCTATATTGCTTCTGATGTTCAGCCAACCattcaacaaaaatttgtaGCAGATACCCAGAAAATGTAGCAGGAGGACAGCAGACTTGCCAGGAAAAAACTGCCCAGCCTGCAGGAATAAACTACATCAGGTCGCCAATCTTCCCAGGCAAATGAAGAGCATCCTGCTTATCCCAAAGGAATTAAGATTGTTCACAGTGTGCAGCTTATCGAACATGGGCCAGCTATCTGTAATTTCCAACCAAAAAAAGGAGCTGCTAAGCCTGCTGGCGTGCTCTTGCAGAAGAACAGCAACCCAGGTTCCTGCAAGAGCAGAAAATCTGCTGGAATTTCCAGTAGAACCAGACCAGGTCACAGCAAACTTAATCAATTGCAGGCATGATTTTGCAGCAGACCTGGGGTCAATTTCCAGAGTATCAAGGACTGAAGGGAGGTAATCAAAACCCTGCACTACAGTCTCACATCACCAGTACTCTTCAAAGAAGCAGAAGACAGCAGGAAAGAACATTAAGTCCACCTGGATGCTGTCCAGCTTCCAGTTTGCAATGCAGGGCAGAATGTTGAGATGGCACATATTTCTTCCTGAATCCGAATAGGTAATAGACATCTTGGTAttccaaaaattatatattctacAGTTCCATTAAAAGCACATATATCTGCATTAAGATCCTAATTAAACAGTATGAAACAAGAACATCTAAGTCTGAAAAACGTAAATTTCATTAGGtttgaaacaaaaaaactgaCATAATTGATAACAAAGATCATCCTTCACATCTGCACTGAAAAAAATTCCATTTTATACAGCTCT
Encoded here:
- the LOC123227024 gene encoding LOW QUALITY PROTEIN: casparian strip membrane protein 1 (The sequence of the model RefSeq protein was modified relative to this genomic sequence to represent the inferred CDS: inserted 1 base in 1 codon; substituted 1 base at 1 genomic stop codon) — translated: MRSDSTTIDAPESNAVAKGKAPLMPASKSXKSSYLKGLAIFDFLXRIGAIVTTLAAAAAMGTSDETLPFFTQFFQFQASYDDLPTFMFFVITMAIVGGYLGLSLPFSVVTIVRPSATGPRLLLIILDTEDFQFYLLMALTLTTAGGSAAAAIVYLAHNGNANTNWLAICQQFGDFCQKVSGAVVASFIAVVLFVVMVVLSALALRGH
- the LOC123227025 gene encoding peptidyl-prolyl cis-trans isomerase CYP18-2, producing MWGNAEGEPPEVTLETSTGTFTVELYYKHAPRTCRNFIELSRRGYYDNTKFHRIIKDFIVQGGDPTGTGRGGESIYGHKFEDEIKPELKHTGAGILSMANAGPNTNGSQFFITLAPAAHLDGKHTIFGRVCRGMEVIKRLGSVQTDKDDRPIHDVKILRTSVKD